A single genomic interval of Oreochromis aureus strain Israel breed Guangdong linkage group 12, ZZ_aureus, whole genome shotgun sequence harbors:
- the LOC116336454 gene encoding probable gluconokinase translates to MIYIIMGVSGCGKSTFGIFLSEKLGWPLYEGDDFHPRENIEKMSRGEALTDQDRLPWLLKLHEVIQRERSSGSDALLVCSALKHQYRRILLHGSKALASPSDTDQEIFPPVSPDVFFLFLRGDYEFIYQRMVARRGHYMKADMLRSQFDTLEAPSDEENVLTLDIQRGIDDMAVEVERHLINHRSGLPA, encoded by the exons ATGATCTACATCATAATGGGAGTCTCGGGTTGTGGAAA AAGCACGTTTGGGATCTTCCTATCTGAAAAG CTGGGTTGGCCCCTGTACGAAGGGGATGACTTCCACCCACGGGAGAACATCGAGAAGATGTCTCGCGGTGAAGCGCTTACAGATCAG GACAGATTGCCGTGGCTTCTCAAACTACATGAAGTAATTCAGAG AGAGAGGAGTTCAGGCTCTGATGCTCTCCTGGTGTGCTCTGCACTGAAGCACCAGTACAGACGGATCCTCCTCCATGGCTCCAAAGCCCTCGCCTCCCCTTCGGACACAGACCAAGAAATCTTCCCTCCAGTTTCTCCtgatgtcttttttcttttccttcgtggtgactATGAATTCATTTACCAGAGGATGGTGGCCCGGAGGGGTCACTATATGAAAGCAGACATGCTGCGTTCCCAGTTTGATACTTTAGAGGCTCCGTCGGATGAGGAGAATGTGTTGACACTGGACATCCAGAGGGGCATCGATGATATGGCTGTGGAGGTTGAAAGGCACCTAATCAACCACAGGTCAGGGCTACCAGCGTAG